Proteins from a genomic interval of Polaribacter sejongensis:
- a CDS encoding Ppx/GppA phosphatase family protein: protein MLEIKKYGAIDIGSNAIRLLISNVIVSDDKEPQFKKSSLVRVPIRLGADAFVGGIICEKNITRMINAMEAFKLLMDVNGVERYKACATSAMREAENGKEVVEKIFKETGVKIDIIGGKEEAAIISSTDLNQLIQGDNSYLYVDVGGGSTEFTIFSEGKILTSKSFKMGTVRLLSNKKAVNKEIFANVEKWIKKNTKDLKKVSLIGSGGNINKLFKMSGRAEGKPISYIYLNAQYQFLKQMTYDERISELSLNPDRADVIIPATKIYLSAMKWSGARKIYVPKIGLSDGIIKSLFYNKL from the coding sequence TTGTTAGAAATTAAGAAATATGGAGCTATAGATATTGGATCAAATGCAATTAGATTACTAATATCCAACGTTATAGTATCTGACGACAAAGAGCCTCAGTTTAAAAAATCTTCTTTAGTACGTGTTCCTATTCGTTTAGGAGCAGATGCTTTTGTTGGTGGAATTATCTGCGAGAAAAACATCACCAGAATGATTAATGCTATGGAAGCATTTAAGTTATTAATGGATGTAAATGGTGTAGAAAGATATAAAGCCTGTGCAACTTCTGCGATGCGAGAAGCAGAAAACGGTAAGGAAGTTGTTGAAAAAATTTTTAAAGAAACTGGTGTTAAAATTGATATTATTGGAGGTAAAGAAGAAGCCGCTATAATTTCATCTACAGATCTAAATCAATTAATACAAGGTGATAACTCTTACCTTTATGTTGATGTTGGTGGTGGTAGTACAGAGTTTACCATATTTTCTGAAGGTAAAATTCTTACTTCTAAATCTTTTAAAATGGGAACAGTACGTTTGTTAAGTAACAAAAAAGCTGTGAACAAAGAAATTTTTGCCAACGTAGAAAAATGGATAAAGAAAAATACTAAAGATTTAAAGAAAGTATCTTTAATTGGTTCTGGCGGTAACATTAATAAGTTATTTAAAATGTCTGGACGAGCAGAAGGAAAACCTATTTCTTATATTTATCTGAATGCTCAGTATCAATTCTTAAAACAAATGACGTATGATGAACGCATCTCTGAGTTAAGTTTAAACCCAGATAGAGCAGATGTTATTATACCAGCAACCAAAATTTACTTGTCTGCTATGAAATGGAGTGGAGCTAGAAAAATTTATGTCCCTAAAATTGGACTGTCTGACGGTATCATTAAAAGCTTATTTTACAATAAGTTGTGA
- a CDS encoding AMP-binding protein, with product MKIDKFHNCFQLNGVSFTSVDEILTYASRFTDEIHPFLETWFSDDYFITVKTSGSTGVPKNIKLHKRQMINSALATGSFFDLKENTTALLCLPTEYIAGKMMLVRALTLGWHLDIVAPTSYPLRGIKKQYDFSAMVPLQLENSINSLNQINKLIVGGGVVSNQLQDKIQSASCSIFATYGMTETITHIAVKRLNNFSSLQKNNSNESSQKDFYETLPNVEIYKDVRNCLVIKAPKVSNEVIFTNDIIHLVADDQFEWLGRLDNVINSGGVKLHPEKIEEKLSKIISNRFFVAGLADDRLGQKLVLIIEQPFASLEAEVALKLKIKQLIALTKFEIPKEIYFVANFIDTETNKIQRTKTLELLQ from the coding sequence TTGAAAATAGATAAGTTTCATAATTGCTTTCAGTTAAATGGTGTTTCTTTTACTTCTGTAGATGAAATTCTAACCTATGCATCACGTTTTACGGATGAAATACACCCGTTTTTAGAAACATGGTTTTCAGACGATTATTTTATCACAGTTAAAACTTCTGGTTCTACAGGTGTTCCAAAAAACATAAAATTACATAAAAGGCAAATGATTAATTCTGCTTTGGCTACCGGTAGTTTTTTTGATTTAAAAGAAAATACTACAGCATTATTATGTTTGCCTACAGAATATATTGCAGGTAAAATGATGCTGGTTCGGGCTTTAACTTTAGGCTGGCATTTAGATATAGTGGCACCAACTTCTTATCCACTACGTGGGATAAAAAAACAGTATGATTTTTCTGCAATGGTTCCGTTACAGTTAGAGAATTCTATCAATTCCTTAAATCAAATTAATAAATTAATTGTTGGTGGAGGCGTGGTTTCAAATCAATTACAAGATAAAATTCAGAGCGCTAGTTGTAGTATTTTTGCTACTTACGGAATGACGGAAACCATTACTCATATTGCCGTTAAAAGGTTGAATAACTTTTCTTCATTACAAAAAAATAATAGTAATGAATCTTCACAAAAGGACTTTTATGAAACATTACCAAATGTAGAAATCTATAAAGATGTTAGAAACTGTCTGGTAATTAAAGCACCAAAGGTTTCCAATGAAGTGATTTTTACAAATGATATCATTCATTTAGTTGCTGATGATCAATTTGAATGGTTAGGGCGTTTAGATAATGTGATAAACTCTGGAGGAGTAAAATTGCATCCAGAAAAAATAGAAGAAAAGTTATCTAAAATAATTAGCAACCGTTTTTTTGTAGCAGGTTTAGCAGATGATAGGTTAGGGCAGAAGCTTGTTTTAATTATAGAACAACCATTTGCTTCATTAGAGGCAGAAGTTGCTTTAAAATTAAAAATAAAGCAATTAATAGCACTTACTAAATTCGAGATTCCGAAAGAAATTTATTTTGTTGCTAATTTTATAGATACAGAAACAAATAAAATTCAACGTACCAAGACCTTAGAGTTATTACAATAA
- a CDS encoding SRPBCC family protein gives MKTIKVILIIISTFIVIFLLTGLIVKETTYTAEVSIDKSVDEVFTAFNNSEDVNNWIPEVQSFEVVNENPGKIGSIYKIVVLNQGQEITMTEKVLAYVPNEKVTLFFNAQGMLKKDDYIFTEKDGVTTVTLNASCQSDTFLMACVFPYFKGTFMEQDQSYLDNFKAFVEDKKED, from the coding sequence ATGAAAACAATAAAAGTAATATTAATAATCATCTCTACCTTTATAGTGATTTTTTTACTAACAGGTTTAATTGTAAAAGAAACAACGTATACCGCAGAAGTGTCTATAGATAAGTCTGTAGACGAGGTTTTTACAGCTTTTAATAATTCTGAGGATGTAAATAACTGGATTCCAGAAGTACAGTCTTTTGAAGTTGTTAATGAAAACCCTGGAAAAATAGGAAGTATCTATAAAATTGTTGTTTTAAACCAAGGGCAAGAAATAACAATGACGGAAAAAGTGTTGGCGTATGTACCCAATGAAAAAGTAACCTTGTTTTTTAATGCACAGGGTATGCTTAAAAAAGACGATTATATATTTACAGAAAAAGACGGAGTTACAACCGTTACTTTAAATGCAAGTTGCCAAAGTGATACTTTTTTAATGGCTTGTGTTTTTCCATATTTTAAAGGAACATTCATGGAGCAAGATCAATCTTATTTAGATAATTTTAAAGCTTTTGTAGAAGATAAAAAAGAAGATTAA
- a CDS encoding OmpA family protein, with amino-acid sequence MKKILLSATLLMFGATAFAQDLPQNPEPGKCYVRCKTPEVWKNEDVTIEVAPAYKKIVTHPAEYNTVTERVLVKEAGQRLVVVPAVWENKTVSYTAKVDANKLSVVNATFNSDSQTIETKAASANWEMSEKAPDCESSDPNDCRYWCFVPVAAQYVTVPLTKLDKDATTVSNKVPGYDKTYTTKVMVTPPTTKSIEIPAEYGSINKTVLVKDAWQEEVTVDAKYKTVTKEILVNKGGLTTWKEVECELVNNTILPINWNLGSATLTSTAKGIIDTRLLPVLKTGVSVALESHTDSRGTKSSNQDLSERRAQAVTNYLISKGINPSKLTGNGYGEAKLTNRCADGVSCTEAQHRANRRTTFRVVNEK; translated from the coding sequence ATGAAAAAAATTTTACTAAGTGCTACATTATTAATGTTTGGAGCAACAGCGTTTGCTCAAGACTTACCACAGAATCCAGAACCAGGAAAGTGTTATGTTCGATGTAAAACTCCAGAAGTTTGGAAAAACGAAGATGTTACAATAGAAGTAGCTCCGGCTTACAAGAAAATTGTTACGCATCCTGCAGAATACAATACAGTAACTGAAAGAGTATTAGTTAAAGAAGCTGGACAACGTTTAGTTGTTGTACCTGCTGTATGGGAAAACAAAACAGTTAGCTATACTGCCAAAGTAGATGCAAATAAGTTAAGTGTAGTTAATGCTACTTTTAATTCAGATTCTCAAACAATAGAAACAAAAGCTGCTTCTGCTAATTGGGAAATGAGTGAAAAAGCACCTGATTGTGAATCTAGCGATCCTAACGATTGTAGATACTGGTGTTTTGTACCTGTTGCTGCTCAATATGTAACAGTACCTTTAACTAAATTAGATAAAGACGCAACTACTGTATCTAACAAAGTTCCTGGATATGATAAAACATATACTACTAAAGTAATGGTAACGCCACCTACTACTAAATCTATTGAGATTCCTGCAGAATATGGAAGCATCAATAAAACAGTTTTAGTAAAAGATGCATGGCAAGAAGAAGTTACTGTTGATGCTAAATACAAAACGGTTACTAAAGAAATTTTAGTTAATAAAGGTGGATTAACAACTTGGAAAGAGGTTGAATGTGAATTAGTAAACAATACAATTTTACCAATTAACTGGAATTTAGGAAGCGCTACTTTAACTTCTACAGCAAAAGGAATTATCGATACAAGATTATTACCTGTTTTAAAAACTGGTGTATCTGTAGCTTTAGAATCTCATACAGACTCTAGAGGTACTAAATCATCTAACCAAGACTTGTCTGAAAGAAGAGCTCAAGCAGTAACTAACTATTTAATTTCTAAAGGTATTAACCCAAGTAAATTAACTGGTAATGGTTACGGTGAAGCTAAATTAACTAACAGATGTGCTGATGGTGTTTCTTGTACAGAGGCGCAACACAGAGCTAATAGAAGAACTACATTTAGAGTAGTAAATGAAAAATAA
- a CDS encoding thioredoxin family protein produces the protein MKKVILGFIICFFSFTYIVAQEQPTEEQEVNLEESVHINWEPSYTDALKKSKKENKPVLIYFTGSDWCGPCIVLDKKLFHTEKFKAIADKDLVLYEADSPRNIDLISPEMLEANNELKRKFKIRSFPTLVFVNHKGKMIGYKKGLILTDYYYPFIQSVIENY, from the coding sequence ATGAAAAAAGTTATTTTAGGATTTATTATTTGTTTTTTTTCCTTTACATATATTGTGGCACAAGAACAGCCTACAGAAGAGCAAGAAGTTAATTTAGAAGAATCAGTTCATATAAACTGGGAACCTTCTTATACTGATGCTTTAAAGAAGTCTAAAAAAGAAAATAAACCAGTACTTATTTATTTTACAGGATCAGATTGGTGTGGTCCATGTATTGTTTTAGATAAGAAACTTTTTCATACAGAAAAATTTAAGGCTATTGCAGATAAAGACTTAGTATTGTATGAGGCAGATAGTCCTAGAAATATAGATTTAATTTCTCCGGAGATGTTAGAGGCAAATAATGAATTAAAAAGAAAATTTAAAATAAGATCTTTTCCTACGTTAGTGTTTGTAAATCACAAAGGAAAAATGATTGGCTATAAAAAAGGGTTAATTCTTACCGATTATTATTACCCTTTTATTCAATCTGTTATCGAAAATTATTGA
- a CDS encoding o-succinylbenzoate synthase: MIHATHKKYTLNFKNPSGTSRGILRTKETWFIILEENDKTGIGETGLFRGLSIDDVVNYEEKLIWACSNINKGLVFLLKELREFPSIQFGLEQAFLSLKSEDQFTLFPSEFTKGNEAIAINGLIWMGEKAFMKKQIKEKLETGFSCIKMKIGAIDFEAEIALLKSIRKEFSSEEIELRVDANGAFNPKNALEKLKRLSELEIHSIEQPIKQGQVQEMAALCAKTPLPIALDEELIGIFSSEDKKQLLQTIQPQFIILKPSLIGGFAGSLEWIKCAEAINTDWWITSALESNIGLNAIAQFTHTLKSNLPQGLGTGGLFTNNFTSPLEVKNGALHYNQTQNWDFNL, from the coding sequence TTGATACACGCTACTCACAAAAAATATACGCTCAATTTTAAAAATCCAAGTGGTACTTCACGAGGAATTTTAAGAACCAAAGAAACGTGGTTTATTATTTTAGAAGAAAATGATAAAACAGGTATTGGAGAAACTGGTTTGTTTAGAGGTTTAAGTATAGATGATGTAGTTAATTATGAAGAAAAACTAATTTGGGCTTGCAGCAACATAAACAAAGGTTTGGTGTTTTTGCTTAAGGAGCTACGTGAGTTTCCGTCTATACAATTTGGATTAGAACAGGCTTTTTTATCGCTTAAAAGCGAAGATCAGTTTACATTGTTTCCATCAGAATTTACAAAAGGAAATGAAGCTATTGCTATAAATGGACTTATCTGGATGGGAGAAAAAGCATTTATGAAAAAGCAAATCAAAGAAAAATTAGAAACTGGTTTTTCTTGCATCAAAATGAAAATTGGTGCTATCGATTTTGAAGCTGAAATAGCATTGCTAAAATCCATTCGAAAAGAATTTTCATCTGAAGAAATAGAATTAAGAGTAGATGCTAATGGTGCTTTTAATCCTAAAAATGCGTTAGAAAAATTAAAGCGTTTATCAGAATTAGAAATTCATTCTATAGAACAACCCATCAAACAAGGGCAAGTGCAAGAAATGGCTGCTTTATGTGCTAAAACACCTTTGCCAATTGCATTGGATGAAGAGTTGATTGGTATATTTTCATCCGAAGATAAAAAGCAGTTATTACAAACAATTCAACCTCAATTTATCATTTTAAAACCGAGTTTAATTGGCGGTTTTGCGGGGAGTTTAGAATGGATTAAATGTGCAGAAGCAATAAATACTGATTGGTGGATAACTTCTGCATTAGAAAGTAATATTGGGTTGAATGCTATTGCGCAATTTACACATACCTTAAAAAGTAATTTACCACAAGGCTTAGGTACTGGTGGCTTGTTTACAAATAATTTTACGAGTCCGTTAGAAGTTAAAAATGGAGCTTTGCATTATAATCAAACTCAAAATTGGGATTTTAATTTATAA
- a CDS encoding metal-dependent hydrolase — MEIKYLGHSCFSIEINKVTILIDPFISGNALASHIDISNLKADFILLTHAHQDHVLDVEIIAERTKAVIVSNYEIAMYYGAKDLEVTALNHGGTFKTEHFSAKYVNAIHTSSFVDGTYGGEPGGFVISSKDKNLYVAGDTAVTMDMKLIPLTTKLDAAIFPIGDTFTMGVEDAIIASDLVKCTKVIGCHFNTFPPIEIDVNDAKIKFSSKNKELVILEIGGNINL; from the coding sequence ATGGAGATTAAATATTTAGGGCATTCTTGTTTTTCTATAGAAATTAATAAAGTAACTATTTTAATAGATCCGTTTATTTCGGGTAATGCATTGGCTTCTCATATAGATATTTCTAATTTGAAAGCAGATTTTATCTTATTAACCCATGCGCATCAAGACCATGTTTTAGATGTAGAAATAATCGCAGAAAGAACAAAGGCAGTCATTGTTTCTAACTATGAAATAGCCATGTACTATGGAGCAAAAGATTTAGAAGTAACAGCATTAAACCATGGAGGAACTTTTAAAACGGAGCACTTTTCTGCCAAATATGTAAATGCAATTCATACCTCTTCTTTTGTAGATGGCACGTATGGCGGTGAGCCAGGTGGTTTTGTTATTTCATCTAAAGATAAAAACTTATATGTTGCAGGAGATACTGCTGTTACTATGGATATGAAATTAATTCCTTTAACAACAAAACTTGATGCGGCTATTTTTCCTATTGGAGATACGTTTACAATGGGAGTTGAAGACGCAATTATTGCAAGTGATTTAGTGAAGTGCACTAAAGTAATAGGTTGTCATTTTAATACTTTTCCTCCAATTGAAATAGATGTAAATGATGCCAAAATTAAATTCTCATCAAAAAATAAAGAATTAGTTATATTAGAAATAGGAGGAAATATAAATTTATAA
- a CDS encoding CPBP family intramembrane glutamic endopeptidase, with amino-acid sequence MNFIQQAYKGNNEWFHWVLTIIVVFVGWQVIGVLPLTALAIMHSANFSEFIAAGENNFMTLDIDKNLFLFFMILMFFFGLVSLLIAIKYIHKRTLTSLVTSRKSIDWKRFWFGFITWGIVSAVVIMSGIFLSPESYEWNFKPIPFFTLIAVSFLFLPFQTSFEELLFRGYFMQGLGILAKNRWVPLFITSVCFGLLHGANPEVEKLGYISMVFYIGTGFFYGITTLMDEGTELAIGLHAINNIVAAFFVTTNWTVFQTDALYVDTSEPSVGWEMFFPVLVLYPILLFIFSKKYGWKNWKEKLTGKIIEPVNLKENYRILED; translated from the coding sequence ATGAATTTTATACAACAAGCATATAAAGGAAACAATGAATGGTTTCATTGGGTATTAACTATTATAGTCGTTTTTGTTGGCTGGCAAGTTATTGGTGTGTTGCCTTTAACAGCTTTAGCTATTATGCATTCTGCAAATTTTTCTGAATTTATTGCCGCTGGAGAAAATAACTTTATGACGTTAGACATCGATAAAAATCTCTTCCTTTTTTTTATGATTTTAATGTTCTTTTTTGGCTTAGTCAGTCTTTTAATAGCAATTAAGTATATTCATAAAAGAACTTTAACATCGTTGGTTACGAGTAGGAAATCGATAGATTGGAAACGTTTTTGGTTTGGCTTTATTACATGGGGAATCGTTTCTGCCGTTGTAATTATGAGTGGAATTTTTCTATCACCAGAAAGTTATGAGTGGAATTTTAAACCGATCCCTTTCTTTACTTTAATAGCAGTTTCTTTTCTATTTTTGCCTTTTCAAACTAGTTTTGAAGAGTTGTTGTTTAGAGGATACTTTATGCAAGGTTTGGGAATTTTAGCTAAAAATAGATGGGTGCCTTTATTTATCACTTCGGTTTGCTTTGGGTTATTACATGGCGCAAATCCAGAGGTGGAGAAACTAGGTTACATTTCTATGGTTTTTTATATTGGAACAGGGTTCTTTTACGGCATTACCACTTTAATGGACGAAGGAACCGAATTGGCAATTGGCCTACATGCTATAAATAATATTGTAGCAGCATTTTTTGTAACTACCAATTGGACTGTTTTTCAAACGGATGCTTTGTATGTAGATACTTCAGAACCTTCTGTAGGATGGGAAATGTTTTTCCCTGTGTTGGTTTTATATCCAATTCTATTATTTATTTTTTCTAAGAAATATGGATGGAAAAATTGGAAAGAAAAACTAACGGGCAAGATTATTGAACCTGTTAATTTAAAAGAAAATTATAGAATTTTAGAAGATTGA